Proteins encoded in a region of the Streptomyces sp. NBC_01298 genome:
- the pepN gene encoding aminopeptidase N, producing MPGTNLTREEAQQRAKLLTVDSYEIELDLSGAQEGGTYPSVTTVRFQSAEAGAETFIDLVAPAVHEVVLNGKSLDVAAVFRDSRIALAHLAAGANELRVVADCAYTNTGEGLHRFVDPVDEQAYLYTQFEVPDARRVFASFEQPDLKATFAFTVTAPAGWTVISNSPTPAAPADNIWRFEPTPRISTYITALIVGPYHAVHSSYEGTDGQSVPLGIYCRPSLAEFLDADAIFDVTRQGFTWFQEKFAYDYPFAKYDQLFVPEFNAGAMENAGAVTIRDQYVFRSKVTDAAYETRAETILHELAHMWFGDLVTMEWWNDLWLNESFATYTSIACQAYAEDSKWPHAWTTFANSMKTWAYRQDQLPSTHPIMADITDLDDVLVNFDGITYAKGASVLKQLVAYVGQDAFFKGVQAYFKAHAFGNTRLSDLLGALEETSGRDLTAWSKAWLETAGINILRPEIETDESGAITAFAVRQEAPALPAGAKGEPVLRPHRIAVGLYDLTDGKLVRGERIELDIDGDLTDVPELIGRTRPAVVLLNDDDLSYAKVRLDEVSLANVTAHLGDFTESLPRALCWASAWDMTRDGELATRDYLALVLSGIGKESDIGVVQSLHRQVKLAVELYADPAWRDQGLAVWTEATLEHLRAAEPGSDHQLAWARAFAATARTEEQLTYLAALLDGSAELKGLAVDTELRWAFLERLVATGVADEPAIAAELERDKTAAGERHAATARAARPTAEAKAEAWASVVEGDSLPNAVQEAVIGGFVQTDQRELLAPYTEKYFAAVKEIWGTRSHEIAQQIAVGLYPSLQVSPETLAATDAWLASAEPNAALRRLVSESRAGVERALTAQAADARA from the coding sequence GTGCCAGGCACGAATCTGACCCGTGAAGAGGCTCAGCAGCGCGCAAAGCTGCTCACCGTCGACTCGTACGAGATCGAGCTCGATCTCAGCGGCGCGCAGGAAGGCGGCACGTACCCCTCCGTGACCACCGTGCGCTTCCAGTCCGCCGAGGCCGGCGCCGAGACCTTCATCGACCTGGTCGCCCCGGCCGTGCACGAGGTCGTCCTCAACGGCAAGTCGCTCGACGTGGCCGCCGTCTTCCGGGATTCCCGGATCGCGCTCGCCCACCTCGCCGCCGGGGCCAACGAGCTCCGCGTCGTCGCCGACTGCGCGTACACCAACACCGGTGAGGGTCTGCACCGCTTCGTCGACCCGGTCGACGAGCAGGCGTACCTGTACACCCAGTTCGAGGTCCCGGACGCGCGCCGCGTGTTCGCGAGCTTCGAGCAGCCCGACCTGAAGGCGACGTTCGCGTTCACCGTGACGGCCCCCGCGGGCTGGACGGTCATCTCGAACTCCCCGACGCCCGCGGCTCCCGCGGACAACATCTGGCGCTTCGAGCCCACCCCGCGCATCTCCACGTACATCACGGCCCTGATCGTCGGCCCGTACCACGCGGTGCACAGCTCCTACGAGGGCACGGACGGGCAGTCCGTCCCGCTCGGCATCTACTGCCGTCCCTCGCTCGCCGAGTTCCTCGACGCCGACGCGATCTTCGACGTGACCCGGCAGGGCTTCACCTGGTTCCAGGAGAAGTTCGCGTACGACTACCCCTTCGCGAAGTACGACCAGCTCTTCGTGCCGGAGTTCAACGCGGGCGCGATGGAGAACGCGGGCGCGGTCACCATCCGCGACCAGTACGTCTTCCGCTCGAAGGTGACGGACGCGGCGTACGAGACGCGCGCCGAGACGATCCTGCACGAGCTCGCCCACATGTGGTTCGGCGACCTCGTCACCATGGAGTGGTGGAACGACCTCTGGCTGAACGAGTCGTTCGCCACCTACACCTCCATCGCCTGCCAGGCGTACGCGGAGGACTCGAAGTGGCCGCACGCGTGGACCACCTTCGCCAACTCCATGAAGACCTGGGCGTACCGGCAGGACCAGCTGCCCTCCACGCACCCGATCATGGCCGACATCACCGACCTCGACGACGTCCTGGTCAACTTCGACGGCATCACCTACGCCAAGGGCGCCTCGGTCCTCAAGCAGCTCGTGGCCTACGTCGGCCAGGACGCCTTCTTCAAGGGCGTGCAGGCCTATTTCAAGGCGCACGCCTTCGGGAACACGCGCCTGTCGGACCTGCTGGGCGCCCTGGAGGAGACCTCCGGCCGCGACCTCACCGCCTGGTCGAAGGCGTGGCTGGAGACGGCCGGCATCAACATCCTGCGCCCCGAGATCGAGACGGACGAGAGCGGCGCCATCACCGCCTTCGCCGTCCGCCAGGAGGCCCCGGCGCTGCCCGCCGGCGCCAAGGGCGAGCCGGTGCTCCGCCCGCACCGCATCGCGGTCGGCCTGTACGACCTGACCGACGGCAAGCTGGTGCGCGGCGAGCGCATCGAGCTGGACATCGACGGCGACCTGACGGACGTGCCGGAGCTGATCGGCCGGACCCGTCCGGCCGTGGTCCTGCTGAACGACGACGACCTGTCGTACGCCAAGGTCCGCCTCGACGAGGTGTCCCTCGCCAACGTCACCGCGCACCTGGGCGACTTCACCGAGTCGCTGCCGCGCGCACTGTGCTGGGCCTCGGCCTGGGACATGACCCGCGACGGCGAACTGGCCACCCGCGACTACCTCGCCCTCGTCCTGTCGGGCATCGGCAAGGAGTCGGACATCGGCGTCGTCCAGTCGCTGCACCGCCAGGTCAAGCTGGCCGTGGAGCTGTACGCCGACCCGGCCTGGCGCGACCAGGGCCTGGCCGTCTGGACGGAGGCCACGCTGGAGCACCTGCGCGCGGCCGAGCCGGGCAGCGACCACCAGCTGGCGTGGGCCCGCGCCTTCGCGGCGACCGCCCGCACCGAGGAGCAGCTGACCTACCTGGCGGCGCTGCTGGACGGCTCGGCCGAGCTCAAGGGCCTGGCCGTGGACACCGAGCTGCGCTGGGCGTTCCTGGAGCGGCTCGTCGCCACGGGCGTCGCCGACGAGCCGGCCATCGCGGCCGAGCTGGAGCGGGACAAGACCGCGGCGGGCGAGCGGCACGCGGCGACCGCCCGGGCGGCGCGCCCGACGGCGGAGGCCAAGGCCGAGGCCTGGGCTTCGGTCGTCGAGGGCGACTCGCTCCCGAACGCGGTGCAGGAGGCGGTGATCGGCGGCTTCGTCCAGACCGACCAGCGCGAACTCCTCGCCCC
- a CDS encoding DUF1203 domain-containing protein — MTTHVTPHTVLAIAPPVLRALRTLDDAGRPCAPYEDPEGGAPLRCCLRRSVPGERIALVAYAPLRRWAAATGVDPGAYDEQGPVFVHADDCGGPAPEAGLPFGHPGALRTARRYDAAGRILGGRVLDLAEDPDAVVGRALAEAFEDPRTALVHVRAAEFGCYLFEVRRA; from the coding sequence ATGACCACCCACGTGACGCCCCACACCGTGCTCGCCATCGCCCCTCCCGTGCTCCGGGCCCTGCGCACCCTCGACGACGCCGGGCGGCCCTGCGCCCCGTACGAGGACCCGGAGGGCGGCGCTCCGCTGCGCTGCTGCCTGCGCCGCAGCGTCCCCGGCGAACGGATCGCCCTCGTCGCGTACGCCCCGCTGCGCCGCTGGGCCGCCGCGACGGGCGTCGACCCCGGGGCCTACGACGAGCAGGGCCCGGTGTTCGTCCACGCCGACGACTGCGGCGGACCGGCCCCCGAGGCCGGACTGCCCTTCGGGCACCCCGGCGCCCTGCGCACGGCCCGCCGCTACGACGCCGCGGGCCGCATCCTCGGCGGGCGGGTGCTCGACCTCGCCGAGGACCCGGACGCGGTGGTCGGGCGGGCGCTGGCGGAGGCCTTCGAGGATCCGCGGACCGCGCTCGTCCACGTCCGCGCGGCCGAGTTCGGCTGCTACCTCTTCGAGGTCCGCCGGGCCTAG
- a CDS encoding aspartate-semialdehyde dehydrogenase — MRVGIVGATGQVGGVMRGILAERKFPVDELRLFASARSAGSTLEWEGREITIEDASTADYSGLDIVLFSAGGATSRALAEKVASQGAVVIDNSSAWRGDPEVPLVVSEVNPHAIKNRPKGIIANPNCTTMAAMPVLRPLHDEAGLTALIATTYQAVSGSGLAGVAELKGQACAVSEAADQLTFDGDAVEFPEPAVYKRPIAYNVIPLAGSIVDDGSFETDEEQKLRNESRKILEIPELKVSGTCVRVPVFAGHSLQVNVRFDRPLSVERAYELLGDAPGVELSEIPTPLQAAGQDVSYVGRIRVDETTENGLALFLSNDNLRKGAALNAVQIAELVAEELRG; from the coding sequence GTGAGGGTCGGAATCGTCGGAGCCACCGGACAGGTCGGCGGAGTCATGCGCGGCATCCTCGCCGAGCGCAAGTTCCCGGTGGATGAGCTGCGCCTGTTCGCGTCGGCCCGTTCGGCCGGCTCCACCCTCGAATGGGAGGGCCGCGAGATCACCATCGAGGACGCCTCCACGGCCGACTACTCCGGCCTGGACATCGTGCTCTTCTCCGCGGGCGGCGCCACCTCCAGGGCCCTCGCCGAGAAGGTCGCCTCCCAGGGCGCCGTCGTGATCGACAACTCCTCCGCCTGGCGCGGCGACCCCGAGGTCCCCCTCGTCGTCTCCGAGGTCAACCCCCACGCGATCAAGAACCGCCCCAAGGGCATCATCGCGAACCCGAACTGCACCACGATGGCCGCGATGCCCGTGCTGCGCCCGCTGCACGACGAGGCCGGTCTGACCGCGCTGATCGCCACCACCTACCAGGCCGTGTCCGGCTCGGGCCTGGCGGGCGTCGCCGAGCTCAAGGGCCAGGCCTGCGCGGTGTCCGAGGCCGCCGACCAGCTGACCTTCGACGGCGACGCGGTGGAGTTCCCCGAGCCCGCCGTCTACAAGCGTCCCATCGCCTACAACGTGATCCCGCTCGCGGGCTCGATCGTCGACGACGGCTCCTTCGAGACCGACGAGGAGCAGAAGCTCCGCAACGAGTCCCGCAAGATCCTGGAGATCCCGGAGCTCAAGGTCTCGGGCACCTGCGTGCGCGTGCCGGTCTTCGCCGGCCACTCCCTCCAGGTCAACGTCCGCTTCGACCGCCCGCTGAGCGTCGAGCGCGCCTACGAGCTGCTGGGGGACGCCCCGGGCGTCGAGCTCTCGGAGATCCCGACCCCGCTCCAGGCCGCCGGCCAGGACGTCTCGTACGTGGGCCGCATCCGCGTCGACGAGACCACCGAGAACGGCCTCGCGCTGTTCCTCTCCAACGACAACCTCCGCAAGGGCGCCGCGCTGAACGCGGTCCAGATCGCGGAGCTGGTCGCGGAGGAGCTGCGCGGCTGA
- a CDS encoding M28 family metallopeptidase: protein MRAIRHRRRSIPALAALAAAAVAAPVLLAAAPASAHPSEGRLAKELVEEVTARGAYRHLAKFQQIADANGGNRAAGTPGHAASAAYVHDTLKKAGYAVSYQDFDIYDAHTKTERTTVLSGADPRELATAAFTFTKSTPVGGLTAALALARVDESPGCTADDYPAGAFTGKIALVKRGTCTFVEKQRAAAEAGALGVIVYNHSGTTPVRGSFSSPAEGIIPSAGITLADGEALTAAAAKGEVTVRLDLDQEHVKKTTRNVIAETRGGRADRVVTVGSHLDSVPEGPGINDNGSGSAGLLEVALKLADEGANKKGRGKQTANKVRFAWWSAEELGLLGSEHYVAQLSEQQKKNIALYLNFDMIASPNPAQFVYDGDDSDKTGEGAGPAGSAQIEALINGFLDKKHKPHEGSDFDGRSDYGPFIANGIPAGGTFTGAEGIKTPEQAERYGGTAGAPYDPNYHGAGDTLKNIDLKAFDTNLDVIAHAVGTYAQDLGSLGK from the coding sequence GTGCGCGCCATCCGCCACCGCCGCCGGTCCATACCGGCGCTCGCCGCCCTCGCGGCCGCCGCCGTCGCGGCACCCGTCCTGCTGGCCGCCGCGCCGGCCTCCGCCCACCCGAGCGAGGGCCGCCTCGCCAAGGAGCTGGTGGAGGAGGTCACCGCCCGCGGCGCCTACCGCCACCTGGCGAAGTTCCAGCAGATCGCCGACGCCAACGGCGGCAACCGCGCCGCCGGCACCCCCGGCCACGCGGCCTCCGCCGCCTACGTGCACGACACGCTGAAGAAGGCCGGGTACGCGGTTTCGTACCAGGACTTCGACATCTACGACGCGCACACGAAGACGGAGAGGACCACCGTCCTGAGCGGCGCGGACCCCCGCGAGCTGGCCACCGCCGCCTTCACCTTCACCAAGTCCACCCCGGTCGGCGGCCTGACCGCCGCGCTGGCCCTGGCCCGGGTCGACGAGAGCCCCGGCTGCACCGCCGACGACTATCCGGCCGGCGCCTTCACCGGGAAGATCGCCCTGGTCAAGCGCGGCACCTGCACCTTCGTGGAGAAGCAGCGGGCGGCCGCCGAGGCGGGCGCCCTCGGCGTGATCGTCTACAACCACAGCGGTACCACCCCGGTCCGCGGCTCGTTCTCCTCGCCCGCGGAGGGGATCATCCCGAGCGCCGGGATCACCCTCGCCGACGGTGAGGCGCTGACCGCCGCCGCCGCGAAGGGGGAGGTGACCGTCCGCCTGGACCTGGACCAGGAGCACGTGAAGAAGACCACCCGCAACGTGATCGCCGAGACCCGGGGCGGCCGCGCCGACCGCGTGGTCACCGTCGGCTCCCACCTGGACTCGGTCCCCGAGGGCCCGGGCATCAACGACAACGGCTCCGGCTCGGCCGGCCTGCTGGAGGTGGCCCTCAAGCTCGCGGACGAGGGCGCCAACAAGAAGGGCAGGGGCAAGCAGACCGCCAACAAGGTCCGCTTCGCCTGGTGGTCGGCGGAGGAGCTGGGCCTGCTGGGCTCCGAGCACTACGTGGCGCAGCTGTCCGAGCAGCAGAAGAAGAACATCGCCCTCTACCTGAACTTCGACATGATCGCCTCGCCGAACCCGGCGCAGTTCGTCTACGACGGCGACGACTCGGACAAGACCGGCGAGGGCGCCGGCCCGGCCGGCTCGGCGCAGATCGAGGCGCTGATCAACGGCTTCCTCGACAAGAAGCACAAGCCGCACGAGGGAAGCGACTTCGACGGCCGCTCCGACTACGGCCCCTTCATCGCGAACGGCATCCCGGCCGGCGGCACCTTCACCGGGGCCGAGGGCATCAAGACGCCGGAGCAGGCCGAGCGGTACGGCGGCACGGCCGGGGCCCCGTACGACCCGAACTACCACGGGGCGGGGGACACCTTGAAGAACATCGACCTGAAGGCCTTCGACACCAACCTGGACGTGATCGCCCACGCGGTGGGCACGTACGCACAGGACCTGGGCTCGCTGGGGAAGTAG
- a CDS encoding S8 family serine peptidase, whose protein sequence is MTLDSPARSKDGAIPGARRAARVAAAAGLVAALAATGAMPVFAATGTNTPAPNPAVKSADEKLGSADAELLQEAKTKGEKTVTVMVATAPGETQQVAKQLDDVQGASVGQTYDKLGYVRATLPTDKAEAALKAAAKLSTVHGIDLRHEIQLPDPRPDADRETGTVKRTAAETYPGPDKNTPAKNPYNPSFETGALDFLKKNPKADGRGVTIGVLDSGVDLGHPALQKTTTGERKIVDWVTATDPLADGDATWRAQITPVAGGTFTAGGGSWKAPEGSFQWSRFTESITATGDMKGDVNRDGDTTDRFGLLYDPVAGTVRVDTDQDNDFTNNEPMKPYKDGYQIGYFGTDNPATEVAERIPFVIEIRKDVPMDPLGGDWVGKKADFVNVGIIESEHGTHVAGITAANGLFGGAMNGEAPGAKVVSSRACSWSGGCTNIALTEGMIDLVVNRGVDIVNMSIGGLPALNDGNNARSELYKNLIDTYGVQLVISAGNEGPGINTIGDPGLADKVISVGAAVSKETWAANYGSGVTKKYNMFPFSSRGPREDGGFTPTITAPGASINTIQTWLPGAPVKEAGYNLPAGYGMLQGTSMSSPQAAGASALLISAAKQQKIALTPAALRIALTSSAKKIDDVPAHAQGAGLINIPGAWESIQRGAKANEFTVKAPVDTAIDQFLKTPGFGTGVYDREGGLKVGQKKVYDVVVTRTTGVKYGTPHQLSWRNNDGTFKVIGGYDYVTLPLNKPVTIKVEAKATTAGVHSGILQLDDPFTEGVDKQILSTVVVSTPLAKPAYSYSNTSSVQRNSHKSYFVTVPAGAKTLEVALGGLAANSQTRFISIHPYGVGVEDSATTQCYPNYDNPANLCRPDLRSYPNPQPGVWEIEVESRRTSPLLDNPFKLDVSVLGAAFDPAVQVLPEVKQGTPAPVQWTVKNDGAAITGGKLQGGALGSAKVAKPTIAAGETHTSEVTIGEGVSRLDIAIGNVSDAAADLDLDVYKDGVKVGTSADGDSEEAVSLLNPAAGTYTIEVFGYAIPSGSTTYDYRDVYYSAALGTVQVDEAAAVNLANGASATVSANVLVNSAAPEGRQFFGEVKLLNARGTAAGTGSVQIEKVLP, encoded by the coding sequence ATGACCCTCGACTCCCCCGCTCGTTCCAAAGACGGCGCCATACCCGGGGCCCGACGCGCCGCGCGCGTCGCGGCCGCGGCCGGCCTGGTCGCCGCTCTCGCGGCCACCGGTGCCATGCCCGTCTTCGCGGCGACCGGCACGAATACCCCCGCGCCCAACCCCGCGGTGAAGTCGGCCGACGAGAAGCTCGGATCGGCCGACGCCGAACTGCTTCAGGAAGCCAAGACCAAGGGCGAGAAGACCGTCACGGTCATGGTCGCGACGGCCCCCGGCGAGACCCAGCAGGTGGCCAAGCAGCTCGACGACGTCCAGGGCGCCTCCGTGGGCCAGACGTACGACAAGCTCGGCTACGTGCGGGCCACCCTGCCGACCGACAAGGCGGAGGCCGCGCTGAAGGCGGCCGCCAAGCTGTCCACCGTGCACGGCATCGACCTGCGGCACGAGATCCAGCTGCCGGACCCCCGTCCGGACGCGGACCGCGAGACGGGGACGGTGAAGCGGACCGCCGCCGAGACCTACCCCGGCCCGGACAAGAACACCCCGGCGAAGAACCCGTACAACCCGTCCTTCGAGACGGGTGCGCTGGACTTCCTCAAGAAGAACCCCAAGGCCGACGGCCGCGGCGTGACCATCGGTGTTCTGGACTCGGGTGTCGACCTCGGTCACCCCGCGCTCCAGAAGACCACCACCGGCGAGCGCAAGATCGTCGACTGGGTCACCGCGACCGACCCGCTCGCCGACGGCGACGCCACCTGGCGCGCGCAGATCACCCCCGTCGCCGGTGGCACCTTCACCGCGGGCGGCGGGAGCTGGAAGGCTCCGGAGGGCTCGTTCCAGTGGAGCCGCTTCACCGAGTCGATCACCGCCACCGGTGACATGAAGGGCGACGTCAACCGGGACGGGGACACCACCGACCGGTTCGGCCTGCTCTACGACCCGGTCGCCGGGACCGTCCGCGTCGACACCGACCAGGACAACGACTTCACGAACAACGAGCCGATGAAGCCGTACAAGGACGGCTACCAGATCGGCTACTTCGGCACGGACAACCCGGCGACCGAGGTCGCCGAGCGCATCCCGTTCGTGATCGAGATCCGCAAGGACGTCCCCATGGACCCGCTGGGCGGCGACTGGGTCGGCAAGAAGGCCGACTTCGTCAACGTCGGCATCATCGAGTCCGAGCACGGTACGCACGTCGCGGGCATCACCGCCGCCAACGGCCTGTTCGGCGGCGCGATGAACGGCGAGGCGCCCGGCGCCAAGGTCGTCTCCTCGCGCGCCTGCTCCTGGTCCGGCGGCTGCACCAACATCGCGCTGACCGAGGGCATGATCGACCTCGTCGTCAACCGTGGCGTGGACATCGTCAACATGTCGATCGGTGGCCTGCCGGCCCTGAACGACGGCAACAACGCGCGCTCCGAGCTCTACAAGAACCTCATCGACACCTACGGTGTCCAGCTCGTCATCTCGGCGGGCAACGAGGGCCCCGGCATCAACACCATCGGCGACCCCGGTCTCGCGGACAAGGTCATCTCCGTGGGTGCGGCGGTCTCCAAGGAGACCTGGGCGGCCAACTACGGCTCCGGCGTGACCAAGAAGTACAACATGTTCCCCTTCTCCTCCCGCGGTCCGCGTGAGGACGGCGGCTTCACGCCGACGATCACCGCCCCCGGCGCGTCGATCAACACCATCCAGACCTGGCTGCCCGGTGCACCGGTGAAGGAGGCCGGCTACAACCTGCCGGCCGGTTACGGCATGCTCCAGGGCACCTCGATGTCCTCGCCGCAGGCGGCGGGCGCCAGCGCCCTGCTGATCTCGGCCGCCAAGCAGCAGAAGATCGCCCTCACTCCGGCGGCCCTGCGCATCGCGCTCACCAGCAGCGCGAAGAAGATCGATGACGTTCCGGCGCACGCCCAGGGCGCGGGCCTGATCAACATCCCCGGCGCGTGGGAGTCCATCCAGCGCGGCGCGAAGGCCAACGAGTTCACCGTCAAGGCTCCGGTCGACACCGCGATCGACCAGTTCCTGAAGACCCCGGGCTTCGGCACCGGCGTCTATGACCGCGAGGGCGGCCTGAAGGTCGGCCAGAAGAAGGTCTACGACGTCGTCGTCACCCGCACCACGGGCGTCAAGTACGGCACCCCGCACCAGCTCAGCTGGCGCAACAACGACGGGACCTTCAAGGTCATCGGCGGCTACGACTACGTCACGCTGCCGCTGAACAAGCCCGTCACCATCAAGGTCGAGGCCAAGGCCACCACGGCCGGCGTCCACAGCGGCATCCTGCAGCTCGACGACCCCTTCACCGAGGGCGTCGACAAGCAGATCCTCTCCACGGTCGTCGTCTCGACCCCGCTGGCGAAGCCCGCTTACAGCTACTCGAACACCTCGTCCGTGCAGCGCAACAGCCACAAGTCGTACTTCGTGACCGTCCCGGCGGGCGCGAAGACCCTCGAGGTCGCCCTCGGCGGACTCGCGGCGAACAGCCAGACGCGCTTCATCTCGATCCACCCGTACGGCGTGGGCGTCGAGGACAGCGCGACGACCCAGTGCTACCCGAACTACGACAACCCGGCCAACCTGTGCCGCCCCGACCTGCGTTCGTACCCGAACCCGCAGCCGGGCGTCTGGGAGATCGAGGTCGAGTCGCGCCGCACGTCGCCGCTGCTCGACAACCCGTTCAAGCTGGACGTCTCCGTGCTCGGCGCGGCCTTCGACCCCGCGGTCCAGGTCCTGCCCGAGGTCAAGCAGGGCACCCCGGCGCCGGTCCAGTGGACCGTCAAGAACGACGGGGCCGCCATCACCGGCGGCAAGCTCCAGGGTGGCGCGCTCGGCTCCGCGAAGGTCGCCAAGCCGACCATCGCCGCCGGTGAGACCCACACCAGCGAGGTCACGATCGGCGAGGGCGTCTCCCGCCTCGACATCGCGATCGGCAACGTCTCCGACGCCGCCGCCGACCTCGACCTGGACGTGTACAAGGACGGCGTCAAGGTCGGCACCTCCGCCGACGGCGACTCCGAGGAGGCCGTGAGCCTCCTCAACCCGGCCGCGGGCACCTACACCATCGAGGTGTTCGGCTACGCGATCCCGTCCGGCTCCACCACGTACGACTACCGCGACGTCTACTACTCGGCCGCCCTGGGCACCGTCCAGGTCGACGAGGCCGCCGCGGTCAACCTCGCCAACGGCGCTTCGGCCACCGTCTCCGCGAACGTGCTGGTCAACAGCGCCGCTCCGGAAGGCCGCCAGTTCTTCGGCGAGGTCAAGCTGCTCAACGCCCGCGGCACCGCCGCCGGCACCGGCAGCGTGCAGATCGAGAAGGTCCTCCCGTAA
- a CDS encoding CGNR zinc finger domain-containing protein, with protein MTTADPRPLTGEPVSLDLINTRWVQEGEPLDLFAGAFGLSRVEGLALWLESAGLAGRFRADASTLVHLLTAREALARAVADPADESARALVDAVLEHGRIRATLTAEGPGERTEFDDPTWGPAWTAARDYLELLGSDPARIRKCASETCVLRFHDTSRNGTRRWCSMSACGNRAKASRHYARTRER; from the coding sequence ATGACGACGGCGGACCCACGACCCCTGACCGGGGAACCGGTCTCCCTGGACCTGATCAACACCCGGTGGGTCCAGGAGGGCGAACCGCTCGACCTCTTCGCCGGAGCCTTCGGGCTCAGCCGCGTCGAAGGGCTCGCGCTCTGGCTGGAGAGCGCCGGGCTGGCCGGCCGTTTCCGCGCCGACGCCTCGACCCTGGTCCACCTGCTCACCGCCCGCGAGGCACTGGCCCGCGCGGTCGCGGACCCGGCCGACGAGAGCGCCCGCGCCCTGGTCGACGCCGTCCTGGAGCACGGCCGGATCCGGGCGACCCTGACCGCCGAAGGACCCGGTGAGCGGACCGAGTTCGACGACCCGACCTGGGGTCCGGCCTGGACGGCCGCCCGCGACTACCTGGAACTGCTGGGCTCCGACCCCGCCCGGATCCGCAAGTGCGCCTCCGAGACCTGCGTACTGCGCTTCCACGACACCTCGCGCAACGGCACCCGGCGCTGGTGCTCGATGTCGGCCTGCGGAAACCGGGCGAAGGCCTCCCGCCACTACGCCCGCACGCGCGAGCGCTGA
- a CDS encoding VOC family protein: MTTVISKLRTGHVGLNVTDLARSLVFYRDGLGFELLGEGEEEDRRFAFLGQDGELVLTLWQQAEGAYAPGAAGLHHLALSADAIEEVRAYEERLRGLGVDFAYEGVVPHGEGASSGGIFFHDPDGTRLEISVPSGAEGAEAPTTGAPTCGFF; encoded by the coding sequence GTGACGACCGTCATCAGCAAGCTGCGCACCGGCCACGTGGGCCTGAACGTCACGGACCTCGCCCGGTCGCTCGTCTTCTACCGGGACGGCCTCGGCTTCGAGCTGCTCGGCGAGGGCGAGGAGGAGGACCGGCGATTCGCCTTCCTCGGCCAGGACGGCGAGCTCGTGCTGACGCTGTGGCAGCAGGCCGAGGGGGCCTACGCACCCGGCGCGGCCGGACTGCACCACCTCGCGCTCTCCGCGGACGCCATCGAGGAGGTCAGGGCGTACGAGGAGCGGCTGCGCGGCCTGGGCGTCGACTTCGCCTACGAAGGGGTCGTCCCCCACGGCGAAGGCGCGTCCTCGGGCGGGATCTTCTTCCACGACCCCGACGGAACCCGTCTGGAGATCTCCGTGCCGAGCGGCGCCGAAGGCGCCGAGGCTCCCACCACAGGGGCCCCGACCTGCGGGTTCTTCTAA
- a CDS encoding pyridoxamine 5'-phosphate oxidase family protein, with the protein MSGYHWGSLAIQERVGVREHAVHVGQSVTPHIKDVAAAFLAQQPHLVVGAADAGGLVWASLLTGAPGFVRATGPDRIAVTGGVPGGDPLAEALATAGTRVGTISLDPRTRRRMRLGGTLEVTPGGFALAAERVFANCPKYLQKRQPVQLAAEGAGVVRRGDALTPDQERAVRAADTFFVATSAGADGADASHRGGMPGFVEVLSPTELAWPDYAGNAMFLTLGNLLADPRAGLLFPDWESGALLQLSGRAEPEFGAGGERRVRFRIESVVESVHPGRLLWSAPEYSPANPALPAPPWQPAR; encoded by the coding sequence ATGTCCGGGTATCACTGGGGCTCGCTGGCCATCCAGGAGCGGGTCGGTGTCCGGGAGCACGCCGTGCACGTCGGGCAGTCCGTCACCCCGCACATCAAGGACGTGGCCGCGGCCTTCCTGGCGCAGCAGCCGCACCTGGTCGTCGGCGCGGCCGATGCCGGAGGGCTGGTCTGGGCCTCACTGCTGACCGGCGCCCCCGGCTTCGTACGGGCCACCGGGCCGGACCGGATCGCGGTCACCGGCGGGGTCCCCGGGGGCGATCCGCTCGCGGAGGCGCTGGCCACCGCCGGCACCCGGGTCGGAACCATCTCCCTCGACCCGCGCACCCGGCGCCGGATGCGGCTGGGCGGAACCCTGGAGGTGACCCCCGGCGGATTCGCGCTGGCGGCCGAACGGGTCTTCGCCAACTGCCCCAAGTACCTCCAGAAGCGGCAGCCTGTCCAGCTCGCCGCCGAAGGAGCCGGTGTCGTGCGGCGCGGGGACGCGCTCACCCCCGACCAGGAACGGGCCGTCCGCGCCGCCGACACCTTCTTCGTCGCCACCTCCGCGGGGGCGGACGGGGCCGACGCGAGCCACCGGGGCGGGATGCCGGGCTTCGTCGAGGTGCTGTCCCCGACCGAACTGGCCTGGCCGGACTACGCCGGCAACGCGATGTTCCTGACCCTGGGGAACCTGCTGGCCGACCCGCGGGCCGGACTGCTGTTCCCCGACTGGGAGAGCGGGGCGCTGCTCCAGCTCAGCGGGCGGGCGGAGCCCGAGTTCGGGGCGGGCGGGGAGCGGCGGGTCCGCTTCCGGATCGAGTCGGTGGTGGAGAGCGTGCACCCGGGACGGCTGCTGTGGAGCGCCCCGGAGTACTCGCCGGCCAATCCGGCGCTGCCCGCGCCGCCTTGGCAGCCTGCGCGGTAG